The following proteins are encoded in a genomic region of Alnus glutinosa chromosome 8, dhAlnGlut1.1, whole genome shotgun sequence:
- the LOC133876221 gene encoding LRR receptor-like serine/threonine-protein kinase FLS2, producing MASLVIATVPNLTIDQSALLALKAQISYDPYNVLTNNWSTNFSICNWVGITCGSNHHRVIALNLSYMDLVGTIPPHLGNLSFLSSLNIENNSFHGSIPNELSHLYRLKIIDLSHNQLSGSIPSSIFNIYSLKHIYLYDNMLSGLIPSIISNISSLQVIHLEANKLYGTIPHTLFKCKQLQYLSLANNNLSGSVPLEIGDLTMLRDLYLYNNVFGGTIPPTLFKCKQLQILSLWNNKFTERVPQGIKNLTMLIALGLSHNNFGGAIPSEIGNLQSIKLFDVSFNNFIGPIPFEIFNISTVQVISVVCNNFSGHLPSNVGLFLPNLQQLILWENQLSGAIPSSISNASQLTLLDLSDNSFSGLIPKALGNLRFLTGLGVANNNLTIESSTPEFNFFSSLSNLTYLKQLQLSELYIDHCNIKGNIPRDIGNLSNLMTLSLQFNELTGPIPTTVGKLHKLQGLRVDNNRLEGLIPFDLCHLESLFELNLGHNELSGPIPTCVNNLTFLRYLYLHFNELTSEIPLSLWSLSYILKVDLSSNSLNGSLSLEIRNLKVLMELELSRNQLSGDIPTTIGDLNDLVNLSLADNRLEGSIPESFSKLISLEFLDLSINNLSGEIPKSLEGLSQLKYLNVSSNRLEGKIPVGGPFVYFFAASFMSNDGLCGAPRLQVPPCKEGASRPKNTAVASILKYVLPTIGLTMLVVAFVLEWTRRQKRNAKLLVETNSPQLATWKIISQQELFQATKGFNASNLLGKGSFGLVYQGTLSDGMIVAIKVFNLVVEGAFKSFETECGVLRNIRHRNLIKIISTCSNNDFKAFVLEYMPNGSLQKWLYSQDCCLSILQRLNIMIDVASALEYLHYGYSTPIVHCDLKPSNILLDEDMVSHVADFGIVKLLGDKDSMMQTMTLATIGYMAPEYGLEGIVSTSGDVYSYGILLMETFTRKKLLMTCLVEK from the exons ATGGCAAGCTTAGTTATTGCAACTGTTCCCAACCTTACCATCGATCAATCTGCTCTTCTTGCCTTAAAAGCTCAAATTTCTTATGACCCTTACAATGTTTTGACAAACAACTGGTCCACCAACTTCTCTATTTGCAACTGGGTCGGTATCACTTGTGGTTCCAACCATCATCGAGTCATCGCATTAAACCTTTCTTACATGGATCTTGTAGGCACCATTCCTCCACATTTGGGAaacctttcatttctttctaGTCTAAACATTGAAAACAACAGTTTTCATGGCTCTATTCCAAACGAGTTGTCTCATCTCTACCGGTTGAAAATAATTGATCTTAGTCATAACCAACTTTCGGGCTCCATTCCATCCTCAATCTTCAACATATACAGCTTGAAACATATTTATCTCTATGACAACATGCTTTCTGGTCTGATTCCGTCCATTATTTCCAACATTTCATCATTGCAAGTCATTCACCTAGAAGCTAATAAGCTTTATGGTACTATTCCACACACTTTGTTCAAGTGCAAACAACTGCAATATTTATCATTAGCGAATAATAATTTAAGTGGAAGTGTACCTTTGGAAATTGGGGACTTAACCATGCTCAGAGATTTATACCTTTACAACAACGTCTTTGGAG GTACTATTCCACCCACTTTGTTCAAGTGCAAACAACTGCAAATTTTATCTTTGTGGAATAATAAATTTACGGAAAGAGTACCTCAAGGAATTAAAAACTTAACCATGCTCATAGCGTTAGGCCTTTCTCACAACAACTTTGGAG GTGCAATACCAAGTGAAATTGGAAATCTTCAAAGCATTAAGCTCTTTGATGTCAGTTTCAACAACTTTATTGGTCCAATTCCATTTGAGATATTTAACATCTCAACAGTACAAGTAATTTCAGTGGTTTGCAATAACTTCTCAGGCCATCTTCCATCAAATGTAGGCCTCTTCCTTCCAAATCTCCAGCAACTTATTCTTTGGGAAAATCAACTAAGTGGAGCAATTCCTAGCTCTATCTCTAATGCTTCACAACTCACTCTGTTAGATTTGAGTGACAACTCATTTTCAGGCTTAATTCCTAAAGCACTTGGTAATTTAAGGTTCCTTACAGGGCTTGGCGTAGCAAACAATAATTTGACCATTGAATCTTCTACTCCAGAGttcaactttttctcttctttgtcaAATTTGACATATCTAAAACAGTTACAGTTGTCAG AACTTTACatagatcattgcaatattAAGGGCAACATTCCAAGAGATATAGGCAATTTAAGCAACTTGATGACTTTGTCTCTACAGTTTAATGAATTGACTGGACCTATTCCAACTACTGTGGGAAAATTGCACAAGCTTCAAGGATTGAGAGTTGATAATAATAGACTAGAAGGTCTCATCCCATTTGATCTTTGTCATTTAGAGagcttgtttgagttgaatttagGTCATAATGAGCTTTCTGGACCTATTCCTACATGTGTAAATAATCTAACTTTTCTAAGATATCTTTATTTACACTTCAACGAATTAACATCTGAGATTCCCTTGAGTTTGTGGAGCCTCTCTTATATCTTAAAGGTCGACTTGtcatcaaattctctaaatgGCTCTCTCTCATTAGAGATTAGAAATTTGAAGGTGTTGATGGAATTGGAGTTATCAAGAAATCAACTATCTGGTGATATCCCAACAACAATTGGTGACCTCAACGATTTAGTTAATCTTTCATTGGCGGACAATAGATTAGAAGGCTCAATTCCTGAATCTTTTAGTAAATTGATAAgtttggaattcttggatctttCCATTAACAATTTATCTGGAGAGATTCCTAAGTCCTTAGAAGGACTTTCACAACTCAAGTATCTAAATGTCTCTTCAAATAGACTGGAAGGAAAAATTCCTGTAGGAGGACCATTTGTATACTTCTTTGCTGCATCATTTATGTCAAATGATGGACTTTGTGGTGCTCCTCGATTGCAAGTTCCCCCATGTAAAGAAGGTGCTTCTCGACCCAAAAATACCGCAGTAGCATCTATACTAAAGTATGTATTACCAACAATTGGGTTAACAATGCTTGTAGTTGCTTTTGTATTAGAATGGACAAGACGCCAAAAAAGGAATGCAAAACTTCTGGTGGAGACAAACTCACCACAACTAGCGACATGGAAAATAATTTCCCAACAAGAACTTTTTCAAGCAACAAAAGGGTTCAATGCAAGCAACTTACTTGGTAAAGGGAGCTTTGGATTAGTATACCAAGGGACCCTTTCAGATGGTATGATTGTTGCAATAAAAGTTTTCAACTTGGTAGTAGAAGGGGCattcaaaagttttgaaactGAGTGTGGGGTACTACGCAACATTCGTCATCGGAATCTTATTAAAATCATCAGCACGTGTAGTAACAATGACTTCAAAGCTTTTGTATTGGAATACATGCCTAATGGGAGCCTACAAAAGTGGTTGTATTCTCAAGACTGTTGTTTGAGTATCTTACAAAGACTAAATATAATGATTGATGTCGCATCAGCACTAGAATACCTTCATTATGGTTATTCAACACCTATTGTTCATTGTGATCTGAAGCCTAGCAATATCTTATTAGATGAAGATATGGTCtcacatgttgctgattttGGAATTGTCAAACTGTTAGGTGACAAAGATTCTATGATGCAAACCATGACTCTTGCTACTATTGGGTATATGGCACCAG AGTATGGATTGGAAGGAATTGTTTCAACAAGTGGCGATGTGTATAGTTATGGTATTTTGCTTATGGAAACTTTCACAAGAAAGAAACTACTGATGACATGTTTGGTGGAGAAATGA